The genomic region TATTCAACTTGTAATTGATGTAAAAAATATCCCATATCTACGAGGATAACCATTGTTGGGATTTTTTATTCACCAAAATAACCACTATGTTACTTTATGCATGAATAACCATGGAGCTATTCTCTTTGTAAATTAGAGACTGTATAACTTCATTGGGGTCTAAAGAATGATCAACTATTTAGTCCACAATGTTTTTCTTCTCATTGAATCAAATGCATGTTGTGCTAAAATAGATTAAACTCATACACAATGAGCCCAACTTAGACATGAGACCAAGAGACTCATAAATTCACAAACATACAATGCAATATTCACACAACAATCAAATTCAGAACTTCTAGACATAAATCACCAAGATTTAATAACATAACAAGTCATAATCACATAAGACACATTCAACAAATATTATTCCACTAATTTCAACCTAAAGGTTATAGATACAACTATCTATTGTATCAAAATTATTGTCATTTGTACGATGAATTGTAGCTACAACTACCaattgtatcaaaattattctGAAAGTTGAATGTGTAGGTCCCATGAACATGTAGCTTCATttagcatacatgtctaccaaaacAGTTAAATTCTTTTAttgtgctttgatggatgtccatgctCCTATTTGGCGGAGGTTGAAAGATGTCAGCAAAGATTGTAAAGTCTAGCTATACACTTGCCAATTGTATTTGGTTGGAAATTTCTGAAGCCTTTTCAAAAAGTCCATTTTGCTAATATACTGCAATCAGGGCGTTCCATGAGAACATATTTGTTAgaagcattctgtcaaacagttcacgtgctttgtctatgcttccacattttgataTCCTGCAATAATGGCATTCTGTCAATTCATTCttggaggcattctgtcaaacagttcacgtgccttgtctatgcttccacattttgcatacatgtttttCATGGCATTCTGTCAaccagttcacgtgccttgtctatgcttccacattttgcatacatatttttCATGGTATTCTGTCAAACCATTCTTGGAGGCATTCTGTAAAAcatttcacgtgccttgtctatgtttccacattttgcatgcatgtctaccacggcagttgcagctacaacatctgacaaaattcctcaatTGCTCATCCTGTTATGGATGTCCATACACTGTTTCAAAACCCCAATTTGGGTACAGGCAGGAAGAATGCGGATAAAGGTTGCATTAGGTTGAAAGTTTATAAATCCTTTTCAATAAAAGCTTTTTGAACATATTctcaatcatggcattccatgaggcCACATTTCTTTTGAGTCATGCGAGCAAACAGTTCACGTGCCCTgcttatgcttccacattttgcatacatgtctatcagagcatttcCAACAGTAGTATCTGACAATAATCTCCATTCATTATGCCTTGATCGATTCCATACCCTGTTCAAAAAACTCCCATTTTTAGCCCAGTGCGGGAGTACCCTGTCAAATAGAAAGTGATTGAGGTGGAAACCTGTTTGTTGCATGTGCTGAAACAGTGCCACTGCATTGTGAGGCCACCCATGTCTTCTGTCCGCTGCAGCAACCAAGTATATGTTGTTTTATGCAATCAAATATTTATGGGTGTCCAATAAACTTCGGCGTGGGAACAGAGTTTGAATTTGGAAGTTAAACAGCGACTGTTTGAACGGCAAACAATGGCGAGAGGAATCGGTCCATATTTGTCATCTAAGCGGTCAAAGTTTAGGGTGTTTTTCAAAAGTTTCATTTGAGATTCAAAGCACATTTAAAGGATTCAAAAGAAATATAGATTACTCTGCAAGGTTCTATTTAGGTGTTAGAGGAGGAGAGGTGCTCGAGGTTTCAAAAAAgacagtttgtgagttcatctgATATTTTAGAAAATGTTTGATTACAACAAGAGTTGGACTTTATAATGATCGAATGAGAATAAAGGGGTTTCATAATGAATAGTTATATTTATTGAGATGGCAAGTTAAGTGAAATTAATTTTGCAGGAAATTCTATGGTTAAGTACAAGTTGTCATAAAGTATAACGTTTATTGAGATTGCAAGTTAAGTGAGATTAATTTTGGAGGAAATTTTATGGAAGTGtaagttggagtagtactggggtGGATGACTTTGGAATGTTTCACTTcggtgagcatcacctagatgcaataaatgttaagtgtaccattcatgtgagatgggttcttgtgaatcaTTACTCATGAAACGCTAGTCATTCCATTCATGAGAGATGGATTCTTTTGaatcactactcatgaaacatagaTTAATGAGTGTGACTTGAAAACTACATAACTAAAATCTGATAACAATATCATAATGTGAAAAGAGTTTCCGACATGACTGTCATCTAAAAATCTCAAAGTTAAGAAAGTTCTTTGCCCAACCCATATGTAAGAATCATCAAAGtacatttaaaaaatttaatgaaatataatTAAGTGTTGGAGGAGAAGAGGTCTGAAAGGTTTAGAAAAAGTAATTGTGtgttcatttgatatttttagaaaatattttgacTGTAGAAAGAGTTTGTACATCCAACATTCACACATCCTAATATGCTGTCTTCCCCTCTATGGTGTGAACAGGAGAGTTCTGGTTTTGTTGTTAAAATTTGGTCTTCTCTTATACAGTTACCTGATTTGTACAGTGTTCATCATTGTGCATGGATGTCACTTTCATGCTTATGGAGCTTTTGTTCTCTTCTGGCTATGGACTGTAGTTTTGCAGGTTTTATTCCTTGCTTGCTTTgttcaattaaaaaaataacaatttattttttaagCTGCATATCTGTTACCAAGTTGCACAAGTTAGACATTCATCCAAGCCACCAACTTGATAAGCTCACGTGTCATAATGTTGTATCATTTTCTACCCTATTTATTGCCAAATCTTTAGGGATATCTCTTGGCAGATGCAGGGGAACTGAAGTACGAGCTATAAAAAATTATTGTAAATGGATTCAAATTTTATTAGCTGTGACAGCGAAATTATATATAAAACTAAGAGTTGGTACATGGCTTTATTGTGACCACTGCACTGGAATAAATGCCACTCTCCTGTATAGTAAATTCATAAATATCATTGCCCACGGTTTTCATGAAACATACTTTTACAATTTTAAATTTCTAATCCATAGAATGGAGCTCTGGTGACTGCACTTTTTTGTTCAGGGGTTGCATGTTTACATGATATGTCAAGAACTGAATGGTGTAGGCCATGACTTTGCTAGTTAATCAATAAGATGTGTGTTTGCATAAGTCAAGCATGCCAGCTATATTACAGTATAACAAAGAATATGGTGATGGCAGAAAGACAACCTACCTCGTGTCGAGAgtatttttttaaaactatttaaaTCAAGTAGGGGAAGCGTATCAGTAGTGTTATAGTTAATTTTGCGTACTTATATATTCTAAATGGTACTTATtgttattgttttggcttttgggtagtaatgatgcacacCGTGGGTTTCGTTAAAGATTTCCCAATAACCGTGCACTAGAATCACCTCAAAAGTGGCCAATACTTATGGACAGATGCGCCAAGAGTTGTGCACTATgagtaccaataaagttgcacaatccTCCAATTAAAGTCCAAAAATTCTAACTCCTAGGAGTAAAGTGGgtgactattggtacatgtgaaatttattaatgggcttttagttatcattttttttgtttatttaaagttagtaattgtgGGGTTGAGTGAGCAACCTCAGTGAACAATAATTGGAACATGGGCGGTAACTGGTGCTATTTCCCTAATCCGTTAATCCAATGTTCGTATTTGAAATGTGAGTCACGAGAGCTTTTAGAACTCTATAGTAGCACCGCCATTAGAAGGTGGATTGCAAATGAAGTGTGAATATATAAACAATCAATAATGGTTTCTAACTTCAAATATTCTTATCAAGTATTATGTGATAGAGCTTACTGTTAATGAGGAAGTATATATAAATTATCCCTAATTTGATAATGTTTAGGGTTAAAGTTATATTTGTTCCACATATTAAAATGTGGGCAAATTATTGATAATATTAACAAAAGAAATGTTTTGTAAGTTGTAAAATGAAAGATCAAATTTTTATACTTCGTAATATTAGatatgcgtgtttttggattttaattaagtaattatttttgTCATCTATGTTTCAGATCACTCTTGGTTCACgatgaaaatgaaaaaaacaagagaaaagaacaaaaaattAGATTAACACAATGAAATGACAAATCAAAGCATACACATCTAGACTTAATAAATTTCAATTATATAGCATTATTTAGTTGTTTGTTAGAAGAAAACAAAGTCATTGTGTTTAAACATATTGATGATCATATTCtaattattgtcttgtatgtagGTGACATGTTTATTAGTAACAACAAAGTGGTGATTAGGGGGTTTAAAACTCAAATTTCTAGCAtgtttgaaatgaaggatttaggggtAGAAAAATTTTATCttgtaaatgaatttttttaaGGATTGATAGTAGAAAAAGCTTTATCTTATTTAGATTAAGTATGTTGACACAATTTGTGAGTGGCTAAGTATTCCTTTACCTATGACTATTAGGAATTCATTAGATATGTGTACTAAGTCAAATGAGAATCTTGAGGATATGTATAATGCACCATATGTTAGTGTTTTTGGTAGCTTAATGTATGCAAAGGTTTGTACTAGACTAGAGATTGTTCAAGTAATGGAAGTTTTTGGTAGGTTTATGTCTCACCTTGGTGAAGAGCATCGAAATTGTGTTAAGAGGGTATCTatatatttgtgattttttttcaattatttcttAAGTTATTTTGGTATAATGTTGTGGGAAAAATATTGAACATACAAAGCTTTGTTGATGTGCATTGAGTAAGTGACTTGAATAGTCAAAAGTCTACTAGTggttgtgttttctttgtttggtaGTCCTATTAGTTGAATGAGTGAGAGATAGCTCatatttttctttgtccactactaaagtaGAGTACGTGACTACTACACTTGTATAATATAAAATTTAAGCTAccttaaattaataataatatattaattgagTTGGGAAAATAGATTAAAAGATGTGTAACAAAAAAATATAGATTATTAAAAAATAGAAGTACAAATTTGGCAAATTAGATCTAAAAATGGAAATAATAGAAAATAGAGAACCTAGCAATAGAGGATGAAAATCAGTACCTAGGATGATATCAAGTGATGTGTTAGTCCTTATGAATTGTCATCCCAATCTCGCATTCCATCCAAAAAAGTTGCAAATTCCAAAGCTTTCACCAAATTTTAAACCCACCTACACAATAGGAAATAAAGACAACAAAATAAACAAACTATTGGATATATGTATTCATGAATAAAAATAGAAATGATAAGAGAGAGATAAAGGAATGCAAACCCTTATTTTGTGAAAATTTATAAATGATTACCCATTAGATAAGACGATAATTTTTGGGGTTGCTAATGAGTTTTCCATGAACGGTCACACCCCTACTTTGGCCTTTCAACCTCCATGGGTAGTCAAGATatataaataactaaaataaagaaTGATTCTATCTTCATTGTATCTAAGAAGGTCAAAGCAATGATAATGCTATGAGTGCAACTCAAGGAGTGCAAATAGTGTGCATAATGAgtacaaaagaaagaaaattgaaaTAATAAATGCCACTACAAGCAACAAAAGGATTCCACAATATTGAATAAAATAACAATAGAAGGtaagagaaaaataaacaaataGTATCACCTCACCAAATTGATGAAGCCAAAGGAGGAACAAATACATTGAAGACTGTTGTTGAATCTTCAAGGagtgttgtagtatgttgtagaaTGCTCACAAGAAAACCACAATGCTCAATAATGTTATAGGAAGATGGAAATTATTGGTAAGACTATTGTGGAGGGCAACACTTGATAACttgaatgtgtgaatgagagagatAAGTTCAAAAGAAGGAATAAGGGGGAGATATGGGAGTTGGAGAGTCATTCGAATTTCCTCTAGAGTAGTTACTACCAATAGTAGTAGGTAATGAAGGAACACAAGTAGACCACtgcgaggggggtgaattagtggtaattAAAATTTTACTTTCTAATCAAATAAATGCTAATAACTGAAATGCAAAGAGATCAAAACACATTCACATAGAaagaaaacacataacaccaaatgtatgaggaaaacccatggttgagaaaaacctcggtgagaaatgctgctagagtctactgctctaatccaacctcataatAGAAATACTTTGGTTACAACttttatgagcaccaacccaaaggagcaccaacccctaagaTTTATGAgcaacaacccaaaggagcaccaacccctggttTGAGCACCCACTTAGATGAATTATAATGAATTTCAATTACAATTGAAGCACCTTGTTAAAAATGAAATTTTGTAAGTTTGATATATCCTAGACTTTTGCCTCTATTGCTCTCTATATTTGCAAATTTTCCTTTTTGTCCTCTAATAATCTTCTTAGCCTCTTCTTCGTTATATTCTATTCTAGGTCTTTTTTCTCTTCTTCACTCTCTTCTCCCTGCTACTTCACTCTATGTGCTCTCCTCTTTTGTCATGCACACACACTTACGATTCTGCACCTTCTCTTAGATATGCGTCCAAACCTTTATGCAATCTCTACTCTATGTTATTCTCCTCTATTCACTTTACATCACAACACTACACTACAATGAATTTCCAAAAACATATTTTGATAGTCCCTTTTTTTTTGACACAAGCAACTTCCTCCCATACATAAATTGATTTCACTTCTTGTCTACAAAAAGATTTGATCTTTCATCTTCCTTGCAGATTGTTTTTCATATTCAGTAAATGCACCCTTTACATCTTGAGATTTTATTCTTTGCGTTTAGATTACTATCTTTAGTAACTTCACCAACACATTTTCTTTGATTACCCACTAATTTAATATTTCAAATCTCCTTAAGCCTCTAACATATATGGTCTTCCACTTGTTCTACCATCTGGCATTCATCAACATTAAAAACAttattttcttcttcaaatttTATTCTCTGCTTCCAGATTTGATCAGGTGTCCAATTGTCATTATTTCAACTGCTCTCTATCAGCATTAATTTTCTTAGACAAAAATAATTATCATCGTCAGATAGCATTAACATTGTACTTGCCACATTTTCAAGATCTTCTTCGTCATcgggtcaaacttggtcaaatCTCATGCTCTATTGAGTCATCATGGAAATATCTCTTAGGTCTCGCCAATGCCCCAAATCTCATCGATGGCCATCTTTGGCTCTGTAAATGATGTCATTGATGAGACTGGAGAAATCTCTCATCGATGTGTACATGTCTCCTCAATGAAGCAATATTCCTCTTTGTCATTGAACCATCGATGAGACTCCACAGTCTCACACACGAGTCTCCCATTGGCTATCTGATCGATGAGACAAAGAAATTGTCTTATCTATGTGTCTATGTTCGCTCGATGCTTTGCCACTCAAAATTTCTTCATGTAGTCAATGTGACATACCCAAAGTCTCCTTGATATATCAATATCACAATTCGCCTTACCTGATTGATGAGACATGTATTATGTCTTATCAATATCTCAATATCTGCTCGATCGAGAAGCTCACTTCACAGCGGTCTCTCACTAGCTTGTTTGATTGATGAGACCTTCACCAAGTCAATTTGACCACATCCTTACACTACTGCGATCTCATATTGCCTTGATTAATCGATAAGAGATACAAAATGTCGTATCAACATGTCATTGCCATGTCAATGGTAATCTACATCCTTGATCTAAGAGACATGAGCATGTCACCTCGATGACTAGCTTGCGGGTTCCACACAGATTGTCGCGTACCACATCAATGTGACAATATTGTATCGAAGAGAGGATTTTATATCTCTCTTTGATCACACATCTCCTACCAATGATCTTCAAACCTTTTGACTATAGTAGTTCCATGCACCACCTCATCTACGATGTTGTTTGTCCAAGTCGACACTCTACCTTTTGTTTCATTGGCAAGACACAGAGGATATCTCAATGATATTCCAATGAATTCCTTCCCATTTTGCTTGATCGATGAGACCGAGACGAACACTCTTCGAACTTCCACCATGACCTTTCAAACCTTTCATATCGGTGTGACATTCCATGTCGGTGAGACAAAGATTAACTCTCACCAAAATCATTATGTCTCATCGATGAACTTCCACACACTCATCACATTGGTGAAACATTGCATGTTGATGAGACCCGAAATGGCTCATACCAAGGGTAGTGTCTCATCGACACAACTTGCTTGAGACATGCTCTAAGATGAGTGGAAAAAAGCATGTGAGCTATTGCTCACTTGAACTCTATGCATCAGTTAATAAGAAAGACCCAAAACCATGTCAACACAactaatgtgggataaatggttt from Cryptomeria japonica chromosome 3, Sugi_1.0, whole genome shotgun sequence harbors:
- the LOC131051174 gene encoding putative pentatricopeptide repeat-containing protein At3g08820; protein product: MWRASPVSFSLSFGPGESSSEKKKRRKFVPIEASVPNKSKIEDIVVIDDPESPTARGVSEMVKQEVGDSDYESNLSKPIVSAADRRHGWPHNAVALFQHMQQTGFHLNHFLFDRVLPHWAKNGSFLNRVWNRSRHNEWRLLSDTTVGNALIDMYAKCGSISRARELFARMTQKKCGLMECHD